Within the Miscanthus floridulus cultivar M001 chromosome 2, ASM1932011v1, whole genome shotgun sequence genome, the region GTTCctaatgcaaatgtacaagagaaaaatatataaaagtggttagaatAATTGAGAAATAATATAGAATTTCTGatataaaattgtcttctatattttatagAGTGGATTATAAAAAAACTCTTGAAAATAGCCTTCTTTATTTCTTCTAATACATCTTTATTTCTTCTAATACATTTTTAGAGTTGTAAAATTTTATGTTCTTAGAAAGAAAATATTAGATACTCTCGGAGATACTCTAAACCTactttttattatataaattctAAAATAGTCTTCAAAATAAAAATAGTCTAGCCGTTGAAGTTGCTCTTATATACGAGCGAGCTGTAGTTCTCCTAAGTTTATGCTgtagtcttttttttttctttttaacttTAGGTACCGTGAATTCACGGTAGACACcttcactttttttttcttttttcattcaGCTTGCGCCTGGCCGGCTTGTAAATGGACTGTCGGCACAGCAAACCGGCCCAAAAACCACTAGAAAACAATGTCACGTAGAATACAAGAGCTATTTCATATTTACGTACAgacaaaaagtaaaaaattcaatATATATTTTTATCTTCTCTGATGACATGACTAAAAGAAAAAGATCAAATGAGTGTATAAGAGAGATAATGACCCTAACTCAATATAGGTCTCGCAAAACCTATTTTTAGATTTGAGTGTCCGTATAGTTATCATCGGAGATAGTCTAACCCTTAGCGCACCAGGATCCTACTGTTCGCACGCCCggacgccccgccgccgccgccatcccccTCGCCGTTGCCGGTCGCCACCCCCGAGTTCTTTTTCTTCCTCCTCGCTCTTCGAGCATTCGTCTCCCAGTCTCCCGCAACTCAGCTCAGGTACGTTGCCCGCCCGCCGCACACCCTCGTCGCTGTTCATCGTTGCACGCTGGTGCTTCCCTCATTTCCCCAGAACCTCGGATTTCGCTAGTTGAGTTCCTCTCGGACGCTGGTCGTCTCCTTCCGACTTCCGTTTCCCTGTCCCATCTCTGTCCCCGACTGCAGCCGCGCTCCCGCCGCCTCTATCCATGGCAGAGCCGACCTCCAAGTCGAAGCGCACCAAGAAAGCGAAGAAGACCTCGGCCCGGGGAGGTGATGGTGAGGACATGGACGCGCTCAAGTCTGACGTCGCCACATTCGCCTCCTCCCTCGGCCTCCTCCCTGGCGCCGGCGACTCCAACGGCGGCTTCGATGACTCCGACTTCCGCAAGTCCGGCCCCATGAATAAATCCTCAAACCCACCTTCCAAACAACCCCATCAAACCCCTGATAACACCGCAAACCCCCGTCTAAACCCTAGACCTACCAAGAAGCCACACCCTCTCGAGCTACGTGACCCCTATGCTGCCACCAAACCTGGTGCTGTCAACACGAATTACCCGCTGATGAAGGCGGCAGCACTCTCAGGGCAGTGGTACACTGATGCCAATGAGCTGGAGGCGAGGGTCCTGGGCGGTCGTAAGCAGGTGCCTCCAGCTGTGGGGCTTCAGGAGATGCAGGGAATAGTGGAGAGGAAACGAGAGCTGGCGGAGAAGCTCATGGCACAGTATGCGAGGGAATATGATGCCGTGAGGCGGGGGCATGGTGACCTGAAGCTCCTGGAGATATCAGCAAAGTCTGGTACATCAGCTGACAAGGTGTCAGCGTTTACATGTCTTGTCGAGGACAATCCAATTGCAAACATGAAGGCACTTGATTCCCTCCTTGGTGAGTTGCACTACTGAAATGCTATTGGCTCTAAAAATAAAAGGCTGTAAAGAGAGTACAAATTGACTATACTGTTTGGCAATTTGCAGTGATTGCAAATTATTTAACTTCATCGCAATGCATATTGAACAAATTGTAGTTAGTATGACCTTTTATACTAGAAAAACATTAACTAGATGTTGTGAAAGGTTTTGGAACTAGATTCATCAAGCCAAGATTTGCTTTGTATGGATCCATCATACTATTTGGTTTCTCAGTATAGCAAGGCTTTCACATCCTAACAGTTTTGATGATATCACTTATTTTGTGCTCTCATGAACATGCTAAGAAAATCATTTTATTTGTTGAAAAAAATCACAACAGGTATGGTAACATCAAAAGTTGGTAAGAGGTATGCATTCACAGGATTCGATGCAATTAAGGAGTTATTTCTCATGAGGTTAGCATCTTCTCGTGTTTTCTGAAATTTCGTTGTGCTTTTGCCAGTACCCAAAATTTATTTGTTCTTTACAGCATTTTATACCAATCTTCATGGTGTTTGCTGTTTGAGTGATGCAAACTATGTATTACAGTTAATTACCCTTTGTATGCATTGGTTTCTTTTCTTACTGTGCCATTTCATGTGAAGCTCTGCAATCCTGTATATCATCCCAAACAACATGTGAACCACCCAATTGTAAGTTATAATATTGTTTGACGGCGCCATAGTAATTTGTTTGTTCCTGAAATTTTGGTTACACTAGGCCATCTTGCACCATTCATTTCTCTGCCCCTCTTCTGGGTggatttttttttcctctcatctGATTCGTATTCTATGTTATTATTACACACATTGTGCTCAGAGCTTGATTGTGCGATAGGAAAAATGTAGGATTGAAATGCTCCTGTCAACAACAATCTACTACTTTATTTTTAGGACTGTGCATGGGTGGGTTTAGATGGATTTTTGACCCACCCGTGATTACATGTATTAGCTGGGTTTGGACTGGGGGGATATGTTGGGTTATGTGGATCTGATGCAAAGTGGTGGCGGGGAACGACGATCTTTGCAAAGAGCACGATTTAGGTCCATAGAGAGCATTACAAGCTAGCTACAGAGCGACGTCAATGATGACGACGTCGTCAGAGCTCACCGTGCACTCATTTGCTGTGTAGCGGCCTTCCTCACTGTCTCCAACAAGCCTAGACCTAAGGCCGCTGACTTGGTGTCCTAGATGTGCGCGAACGCGACGAGCGACTTCTTTCACTTGCGCCTGGCCAAGGAGCGTGTCGATGCTCTGATCAAACAGGTGAAGCACGACGACGGGAGGCTTGTGCGACCTGGCGCTGGTGGCCATCTACCTTTCTAGGCTCCCTGAGGTGGCCAGAGATGTTAGTATTGTTTGCGCTTCGCGACAACGCGGTGAGCATGGGCGACGTGGCTGTGGCGTGCTGCCTTCGGTACTGCTGGGTGGACTATGACGGTTGACGGCATGGTGCACATCATGCCTGAGTGCCGTGGCATGATGGGGCACTACAATCTTGACAGAGGGTGAGTTGAGGCCCATGATGTGTTTGTGTACTTTTGGTGTGTGGAAAGTGGACAAACTGGTGGACGTGGCCCATGATGGACATCTTGGCGCTGATGTCGATCACGTTGGTGTAGTCCGGGTGGTAGGTCTGGCTGACCACGTCGATGTCATCCTTGTCAGACCATGGAACTTGTAGAAGATGTTTAGGTGCATTAGGGAGCCCTtttgtgtcttgtcgtagctgtgGACATGGGAGTCTTCGTCGGTGATGGGCACGGCGTTGGCAGAGATGCCGAACGCGCCATTGAGCTCCACGGTGACGGGGTTGACAGCATCAATGCGGGTGACTGACAGCCCAGACACGGCTCTATACACCCACCATGCGTTCTTGGTAGCATCGACGTTGACGGTCTCGCCGTCGAGCACGATCTTGACATGGTCCTTGTCCTCGTCCTTGTCCCACTCTTCCCATTAGGCCGATGGCTGCATCATGCTCGATGTTGGCGACTTCAATGGTGATATGTGTGGAAGGTAGGTGACCCATGGATCTAACGGGTCTAACCCATTCCAATCCAACCCATGTATTAATCTTTCTCGTGGATTGGATTGGGTTTTGGTCGTGTGGGTTGCTCAACCCATGCATAGGAATTTTTATGTCACACAAGCAACTTCAGTTATATGTTGGGCCCGCCCCATGATGCTTCTTGAATCTGGTCCATGTACCAAGCTAAATGTGAATTGAATAATTTTGTGAGAATGGTGTGCAGTTGGGTGTGGCAATACCTATTCCCAGAAAGGTTTTGCAATAAGACAGTTTTAGTTGAATGTAAATGATCCATTCATATGTTTATTTTGCACATTTCAATaatgctagtagtgatgttattTTAGTGAATTTAGTGAATTCAGACAAAAGTGTTAACATGCAACACATATGCTGAGAACTACACTAAAAGTTTTTTTATGTACTTTGTAATATGCATTAGAAGCTGCTTAAATAATCTTGTAGTTTATATGATGAAAAGTTTGCAGAACCAAAGTACTAAAAGGTTACAGACAGAAATGTTACAGAATAAATTGCTGGTGGGTTACAAGGATAAACCTAGCTGCCTAGGTATAGATAAGAACGGAAAAGGTTTTTTTATTCTAGTTGCTTTATAATCTTTTCTCTACCTTTTCAGGTTGCGATACATGAAATTTCATCTGCATAAACTATGCTGCATGTGAATAAGTGACTGAGTGATGGTCGATGGATATTATGTCATAAATTACTGTTTAGAACATTAGCTACACTATTTTTTCATATAAACGTCTAGTTCTTATTTACTGTATTGTTATTTTTGTGTGTCATATTAGTTATTTGTTCATTTGCCTGATAGGTTATTGCCTGATCGTAAGCTAAAAAATCTTATCCAACGCCCGCTAGACATTTTACCTGAAACAAAAGATGGGTACTCACTTCTGCTCTTCTGGCATTGGGAGGACTGCTTAAAACAGAGGTATTTCTCACTGCACTACACCTTACTAGTTAACATGCATTTCAGGTAAATGCTTTGTTGTATTGACTCTAGACGTAAGTGTCAAGTCTACCAAGAGTGTGATGTACATCTGCAAAGAACACCGCTCACCAGGAACTAAGAACAGTTTGGTAACATATACATCAACAGAAAGAAATATGTAATTTAGCAATTGTTTCTGCTTAAAAAAACATTTTGTAGGAAAAAAGTTTGGCTTAGTTTAACACTGTTATGCAATGAAGATGTTGCCCTTCTATATATGTTTTCGAAATTCAATTGCCAGTGTTATACATGCCCCAGTCATTGGTGTGTTGATGTTTTGTTCTAATATACCAAGATGCTTTTGGTATTTTTTGCACAAGAAAATGTTTAACTGGATTAATTGGTAACTTATACTATGAATATGTGGCCTTGGTGGAACCAAATATTGAATATACGGATTGAGAAAGGGAAAAGATTCATTATTAGACACTCATCTGCATGAACTTTTGAATGCATCAAGATAAAATAATCTTTTATGTTCTTGATGATTTTATCATTATCATGCTTGGTTTCAACTCTAATGCTCATATTAATATTAATTGCAGATACGAAAGGTTTGTTATGGCACTGGAGGATGCGGTAAAAGATATGCTGCCAAATCTTAAAGACAAAGCAATGAAGGTTAGCTCAAGTTGTGTAATCTTTTATCTTTGTGAAAACTTTGTACCATAGTCGCATAGTTCCCGAATCGATGGGGATGAGGAACAGGGTTAAGGAACGTGGTACACTACTTGAGAGAGGTTTTTACATGGGTGGGTTGAAAATGTCCCCGCATACTCGGGTCAGGGATGTGAGGGTCAATGCCTTCAACCCCGTTTTCTGTGACTATGCACTGTACGTTGTCTTAAGGTAAAACTATATTTCAGCATACCGTATAACAAAGTTGATTGGGCAACTTGTGCATGTACAATTGCAcaaaaacgcaggagagctgcgtatcattattGGTGCATGTACAATTGTTTCTTGTAACCAGTTGGCAAACTTTGAAGATTGAACACAAGATACTAGTTCTAGGAAGTATATAATATAAATTAAAGGTACATGGAAATTGCCGTACCTTTAAATTACTTAGGCTTAGTTTCTAAGATGTAGGACTTGCATACCATTCAACTACTACTGATTTTTCTTCTTTACAACTTCAGATTATTTTCCTTGACATGAATGGACACGTTTTTATTAACATATATGCAGCTGGGGATACCCTGCCATAGGAAGTTGTGGGACTGCAGGGTTGCACTGGTGTGGGTGGCAGAAATAACAAAGGGACTTCTTGTGTTCCTTCTCAATTAAGCAAAATTAGCCTATGGTCTCTATGACAGTAAGACTCAATTTAGAGATAGAACAAGCTAACAACCTTATCTTTAACCTGGCACATGCTCAAGAGGCTGGGCCCCACCATTTTACACCCATTAAAACTATCACAAGCTTAAGGTCGGAGCTTGTGACAGTAAGActtcttgaacttgaggttggcatacCCCTGCTTCAGCagttgggccgtcgccttctttgtgcGGTTGGAGCTGACGCGCATCggtgcaatggcctcccacgcctacttagcagagttcttcgcccccaacggctccctgtactccactggcacagcagcgaggatagcctccaacgatGACatgtcttcttcgttgtcggtgctcTTGTCAATGGCATTTCAGAGCCGTCGGGCCCACtcgtcatagttggtgcgagtcagcgtcggccaactggtgccgctgacctcccgcaccgtgcgcacgacgacctcctgtcgtggctgggcagccacagcagtgccgctGTTGTCGCCCATCTCTGAACCGTCCGTCATCGTCGGCGGTTAGTCCGGCTACAGCGcctgtacggctccgataccacttgttggtccctcggctgccctgcacaggtaagcagtaagcttaccagcacactcactcactatggctaaaGGTAGAAGAAGATATTGGGAATAGCTCACACACAACACAAGCCCAGCGCTGGCTGAAAGCTCTGCTTCTGGATGTGGCAAACTAAACTGCTCTTTTGCATTGCCTTAGGtgtgatatatatacaagtgctagtacctctaccaggtacatagttgttggtgagtacaccaactacctactcctaaggtacaccaATTACTCCTAGTACTAGCAGTACAAAGCTTAGATCAGCCCACTAACAAGACATggctgatgtaatagctaccaactaatgtactagaggtggCCTATTGCCATACTGCTACAGCAGTAGAGACTGGACAGCCGAGCTGACCAAATGCCAACTCTGCTGCAGCAAGAGAGAGAGATTAGtagcagattatgtcttacacCTGCCTGAACAACATTAGGAGCAGTAGTGAGGAGGCTTGTTCATTGATTTACATGCTGATGCCTGATAACATCCTCTCTTTATACAGAGAGGTGTACTTCGTCTCTGAAACATCCAGGGAGATCTAATCTAATAACAAACCATATGTAGAAGATAGTAATGGAAATCCCTCAGTTTCTTAACTTACTAATCTGCTAAGGGGCAAACAACATAATATGGCATGTGCTATAGCAATCTTGGGACCTTGATGCAAATGCTCTAGCCTTTTCTGTTGTGGGTGCTAGGCGGTGGAGGTGTGATGGCAGTGGTGAAGCTTGACAGAACAGCAAATTCCTTGCCTTGCTGACCTCACCTCCCCGGATCCTATAGAAACAGGGCACATTGAGAGATAGAGAGAGGTAGATTAGGATTTCATTCTTGCCTGGCTTATTCCTTCATCCTTGCTCCCTTTTATAGAGGAGCTTACAATCAGTGACAACATAACTTCAAAGCGAGTGTAAATGGCAAGCTGTAAATCATGCATGGCACTTTCCTTTCCTGTGCCAATTCTCTTGATCAAGCTGATGTTcctgcctgtctcttcttcttgCAACATTCAAATATGCGGCCCTATATAACATTTCCATTTTCTCCATAGTTATGTAATGATGAATCTGGTTTTGATCATGcttattttatatttttgtttattgcagaCGGTTTTCATGCTTTTGAAAAGTAAGTCAGAACAGGAACGTCGTTTGCTCACAGCTCTTGTTAACAAAGTGAGTTACCTTTTTTCTACACTATGTAACTCCATTTTCtctctcttcctttttttttcaatttcaatATATGCAGAACTGTTATGATCTAGATTGAAAACAACGAAAAATAAAATACATTATATTATTTATGAGCAACATTGCCTAAAGTCTTACTAGGAGTGACATaattttgctcatttttgttgcaaaATATCTATTGCAGCTTGGTGATCCTGAAAGGAGAGCAGCATCGAGTGCTGCATATCTGTTAACATGTCTCCTGGCTGCTCATCCTAATATGAAGGTAAATGCTGTGGGATTCTGGTATGGCACAGATTGTTTGTTTTAATCTAATTATGTAATATTTTGCATGCAAAGCTGCACATAAAATTCATATTCCTTTTGATCTCATTGAACTCTTTCAATTTGCAGATGGTCGTGATAGATGAGGTGGATTCTTTTCTCTTCAGACCACATGTTGGGCTTAGGGCCAAGTACCAGGCTGTATGTAATTGTTAATAGCACTTTCTATGCCAGTATTGTTTCAGAAATTTCATAGACAACATCTTCATTAGTATTGGATTTTACTGAattatctaccaaaactgctgtcTAATTATTAGAAATATGATTTATATCATGATTTTTAGCCTTTTAATTGGTGGCATCTCAACAGGTCAATTTCTTGAGCCAGATTCTTCTTACAAACAAGGGAGATGGGCCTAAAATTGCAAAACGTTTGGTGGATGTCTACATTGCGCTGTTCAAGGTTTGGATGCCTTTAAGCTTTGTATAGTTGTTTATGCTTACTGTGTGAATAATTTGTTACCCTTTGTCTTCCATTATTTAAGTTTTATTACCCATCACATGGGCATCTCTTGTAAGAATTACCTTCAGGAGCATTTTGTGGTTTGGTCAATGGGGAAGTCTGTGTAGCACATGGAAGGTGCTATTGTGGCACTTCAAGTTTGTACAGAGATGGGTGTGATCATCTAGGGAGGGGAACACACTGGTAAAAAGCATCACTCAGGTCTGGTGGGGGTAGTGACATATTATATTGTAATCTTTGAGCATCTGGTCGTGCTTTGTTTTGGTGCTTGGAACATTGCAAACCATCAAGTTGATGTGTTTCACTAGTAATTATTGCTGTCCAGCCATCATATGTAATTTGGGCTTGATCTTGTCATCTTTTGGTTTTATTGCTTTTTGGTCACATCTATTTGCCATGTACTATTTCTCTAACTACTGAAGTATGCAAAAACACATGTTATTTTTTGTTAAGATGTTTTTTTCCTGGAACAAACCCAGCTGTACTTCATTTCTTTTTTGCCATTTGGTTTGTCTCATTTTGACATCTTTTACTGTACTACTTCTAAGGTTTGACAGAAAGGATAACTCAAGTTATCTTGTTCTGTTGCACAATTATGCTAGGTACTAATGAGCTCTGGTGATACCAAAGGAGATATATATAGCAAGGACAGCAAGAAAAAGGTAGAAAATGGAAAAATAGAGGGAGGAAATAACAAGATGAAGGACTCCAGATCCCATGGAAACAATGAAGTGGGTTCAACAGCAGGATCAGATTTGGAGCTGGACTCCAGAATCCTCTCTGCACTTTTATCTGTATGTAACCACTCTACAGATCCCTGTATCAGTTTCTTATTTATGTCCCATCAGCACCTTGCTCGTACACCTTGTCTTTGTTTATTTTTGTTCAAACTGGTGCTTGATTTGTTTCTGCAGTTCATTTATTAATTCTTTCATCACATGCAGGGTGTAAATAGGGCATTACCATATGTTGTGAGCTCAGAAGTTGACGATATTGTGGAAGTGCAGACACCTATTCTTTTCAGATTGGTGAGTTTTTTAGATAATGTTATGAAGTACCTTGCTAAGTTTGTATTTTTTGGACAAAGCTTTCCCAAACTAATCATTTTGGTTTCATGTAGGTGCACGCTGAGAATTTCAATGTTGGTGTTCAGGCACTGATGCTTTTGTTCCAAATATCTACAAAGAATCAGATAGCAAGTGACCGTTTCTACCGTGCATTATACGCAAAACTCTTGAGTCCTGCTGCTGTTACTTCCTCAAAGGTTCCTTTCTTATGTGCATTCTGAAGTATTCCTGGTTTTACTTTCTTAAGAATTTGAGTTGGCTGTGTTCCATCACAACTATGTTTGATTACCCAAAGGTGCCCTTACCTAGACAATAGCTTTGAACTCTGCATCCTTGTACATTTAAGTGTCTCACTATATTTTATCTGATTCATTATGTCTTAAATATTTCAGCCGGAGTTATTTCTTGGGCTGTTGGTGAAAGCGATGAAGAATGATGTAATGTTGAAGAGAGTTGCTGCTTTCTCGAAGCGGCTGCTGCAGGTATGTTGTTTTCTAGTATGATAGCTAATCTTCATGATGAGCTCTTACATATAGATATGCTGTTTGAGTTTCTAATTACTGAATACTGATACACATACCACTACCACTATAAAACAGCTAGCTGTTCTAGTATACTAAGGAGGCATGGAATGCAATTTCTGTGCTGCAAACAGTTATGTGATTGTAAAATATTGAGCTTCTGTATGCAAAACATGGGTTGTTCTACAGTGGCATGCCTGCAAATGGATGGAATTATACTCGTCTTTTTCGAATTGACAGTGTCATGCTGTTAATTTTCTgcaaagtagtacaacaacagcAACACAACCAGATACTTTTGCCCAACCAAGTCTGGCTAGGCTATAGATGAAACCTACAAAGAGCAACAAAGGAGATATAGATGTGTATAATGTATGTAAATTGAAACtaatgatgataataataaacgTAAAAGGAGATTGATTTTCTAGATGTTCAAGTATATGAATGTTAATTTTCACATGCTCCTGTTCAAAACTAAACTTGGATGTTCTTCCTTCAAGTCTCCTTTATTGCTTTATCTGACCTTGGATTCGGTGGACCCTGCTTCTCCTTGCATTGCCTTGTCATCATGCCCTAAAGTTACGCTACAAGCTGGTTTTACTCTGTTGAATGTCCAAAGCATCTATTTGACTATATATCGGTATTGGACTAGCTTTTCTTCAATCGGTGCCACACTAACCCTATCATGTATAGCGTAGCTTTTgaaagtgtataccatcattttgAATTCAATCTGTTCATGTATGATCACATATCCTCTGCAATATATTCATTTCGTACCATGTAGCTGTTGGATGTGCATTTAGTAAGATATCATTCTGCATCATAATGCTCAGCAAATCTAATTGCTGTACCGTATAACCCACCTTTTAACTTTTGTGGTCCTTTTTTTCCACAAATGATGTGATATGCTTGACGCATTATCGCCCATGTCGCTTTGAGTCTATGGCTATTAGGGAGGGCAATGTGGAACAGCAGCCCACCAATTCATGGTGAATTCACATATTATTAGGGGATCTGGACTGGGAAGTTTTATTCTTGTTGGCCATCCTCACTAACAGATATAGCACTTACTCTCGCAAGAACCCTCATTGTGCTATACTTGGTTCATGATTTTATGGTCTTTTTTACAATGCTATATTTGATACTTTGAAATGAATGTAGGAGTGAAAATGTTATTCGTTTTTGCATTGTGTGCTTTTTA harbors:
- the LOC136535460 gene encoding protein SLOW WALKER 2-like, translating into MAEPTSKSKRTKKAKKTSARGGDGEDMDALKSDVATFASSLGLLPGAGDSNGGFDDSDFRKSGPMNKSSNPPSKQPHQTPDNTANPRLNPRPTKKPHPLELRDPYAATKPGAVNTNYPLMKAAALSGQWYTDANELEARVLGGRKQVPPAVGLQEMQGIVERKRELAEKLMAQYAREYDAVRRGHGDLKLLEISAKSGTSADKVSAFTCLVEDNPIANMKALDSLLGMVTSKVGKRYAFTGFDAIKELFLMRLLPDRKLKNLIQRPLDILPETKDGYSLLLFWHWEDCLKQRYERFVMALEDAVKDMLPNLKDKAMKTVFMLLKSKSEQERRLLTALVNKLGDPERRAASSAAYLLTCLLAAHPNMKMVVIDEVDSFLFRPHVGLRAKYQAVNFLSQILLTNKGDGPKIAKRLVDVYIALFKVLMSSGDTKGDIYSKDSKKKVENGKIEGGNNKMKDSRSHGNNEVGSTAGSDLELDSRILSALLSGVNRALPYVVSSEVDDIVEVQTPILFRLVHAENFNVGVQALMLLFQISTKNQIASDRFYRALYAKLLSPAAVTSSKPELFLGLLVKAMKNDVMLKRVAAFSKRLLQVALQRPPQYACGCLFILSEVLKAKSPLWGIVLQNESVDDGDEHFEDILESPEDSSIASAVLDKHNEKVADHEKHNLDAAGGIDSVKQVKLVDENNASIDASRQHASYDPRHREPSYCNADRVSWWELTVLASHVHPSVSTMARTLLSGNNIVYSGDPLTDLSLPAFLDKFMEKKPKGNRIAEGRWHGGSQIAPAKKLNLNHHLIGEELLELAENEVPPEDIVFHRFYLNKTGPVKPKAKRKDSVLDEDARELLADNNADDASDESGDEMQDLGDGWTDDGEYDYDDLDSDAFEEEKDLLRDDSDVELDDISDDAASRDEGSEDDDDISSLAGLDAEALESAGDSDGNLSDDEVVDAGKGGGSYAEKKGAGRKHKRGVKSGSSPFASLEDYEHLMGGDADATTAKRKRKATGRAGGENKPKLRSRKKRSRSSK